One genomic window of Prochlorococcus sp. MIT 0801 includes the following:
- a CDS encoding uracil phosphoribosyltransferase: protein MSMSLRVIVPPHPLISHWLTILRNPTTPEILYATGLEQLGTWLTYEALREWIPSRKEQITTSTGTTECSVIDPNIPILAIPYLPAGLELFRGARDLIPNSNLCIGGLPKEIEENAGIIFYIDQITTAKKLLKDLNHLKDKKIDARRIRVITALAANQGLKEIGENIQDLNIYCACIDPELISESELSPGIGDPSLRIKTRVTSSN, encoded by the coding sequence ATGTCAATGAGCTTAAGAGTAATAGTTCCTCCACACCCACTCATATCACATTGGTTAACTATTTTAAGGAACCCTACTACCCCAGAAATCCTTTATGCAACTGGCCTTGAGCAACTTGGCACCTGGCTCACTTATGAAGCGCTTAGAGAATGGATCCCAAGTAGAAAAGAGCAGATTACAACTTCAACTGGAACAACTGAATGCTCAGTTATTGATCCAAATATTCCTATATTGGCAATTCCTTATTTGCCTGCAGGGCTTGAGCTTTTTAGAGGTGCTAGAGATTTAATTCCTAATTCAAATTTGTGTATCGGCGGCCTACCAAAAGAAATTGAGGAAAATGCAGGAATTATTTTTTACATAGATCAAATAACAACTGCTAAAAAACTTTTAAAAGATTTAAATCATCTTAAAGATAAAAAAATTGATGCCAGAAGGATAAGAGTGATTACAGCATTAGCCGCTAATCAAGGACTTAAAGAAATCGGCGAAAACATTCAAGATTTGAATATTTATTGTGCTTGTATAGATCCTGAATTAATATCAGAAAGTGAACTATCACCTGGTATCGGTGATCCATCATTACGTATCAAAACCAGAGTCACCTCATCGAACTAG
- a CDS encoding membrane protein: protein MSQYRDSNSGSLASLISGAVLGAAGLAWWLLSEAEKRQETRKQKAMLYAPRIQDGSEATELASNSLGNQSNEHLEQRVEQLNSAIADVRKQLEDLGSSN, encoded by the coding sequence ATGAGCCAATACCGAGATTCAAATTCAGGGAGTTTGGCATCATTAATTAGTGGTGCCGTACTTGGAGCCGCAGGTCTAGCTTGGTGGCTGCTTTCTGAAGCCGAGAAAAGACAAGAAACTAGAAAGCAAAAAGCAATGCTTTATGCACCTAGAATTCAAGATGGCTCTGAGGCAACTGAATTAGCATCGAATTCGCTAGGAAATCAAAGCAATGAGCATCTTGAGCAACGTGTTGAACAGCTTAATTCGGCCATAGCAGATGTGCGGAAACAATTAGAAGACCTAGGATCTTCTAATTAA
- a CDS encoding pentapeptide repeat-containing protein, with translation MNKKTSFISDFKAIIFAVLLIVVLVLPAKSVFARTPAEIRNLEELNISQDMSSQDLSGNDFVKLDLKGINFSESNLTGAVFNNSKLNGADLHGAQLNDALAYASDFEGADLRDVDFNGALLMESNFTDALIEGADFTDAVISRIQQKELCNMASGTNSKTDEDTSYSLGC, from the coding sequence ATGAACAAAAAAACTTCTTTCATCTCGGATTTTAAAGCAATTATTTTTGCTGTATTACTTATAGTTGTTTTGGTACTCCCTGCTAAAAGTGTTTTCGCTAGGACGCCTGCGGAGATTCGCAATCTAGAAGAACTTAATATTTCCCAAGATATGTCTAGCCAAGATTTAAGTGGAAATGATTTCGTAAAATTAGATCTGAAGGGCATAAATTTTAGTGAATCAAACCTTACAGGAGCAGTTTTTAATAACAGTAAATTGAATGGAGCAGATTTGCATGGTGCTCAGCTAAATGACGCATTGGCATATGCAAGCGATTTTGAAGGAGCTGATTTAAGGGATGTCGACTTCAATGGTGCATTATTGATGGAAAGTAACTTCACAGATGCTCTTATTGAGGGAGCCGATTTTACAGATGCGGTGATAAGTCGAATACAACAAAAAGAACTATGTAACATGGCTTCTGGAACAAATTCAAAGACTGATGAGGATACGAGTTACAGTCTAGGTTGCTGA
- the ilvD gene encoding dihydroxy-acid dehydratase yields the protein MLRSNAITQGIQRSPNRAMLRAVGFDDNDFNKPIIGIANGHSTITPCNMGLMDLANRAESALKEAGAMPQTFGTITVSDGISMGTEGMKYSLVSREVIADSIETACNAQSMDGVLAIGGCDKNMPGAMLSMARMNIPSIFVYGGTIKPGKLDGCDLTVVSSFEAVGQLASGKIDKERLIAVEKNAIPGPGSCGGMFTANTMSAAIEAMGFSLPFSSTMAAVDDEKAESAAKSAQVLVNAVKNNIRPLDLLTKEAFENAISVIMAVGGSTNSVLHLLAIARTAGVDLTIDDFERIRQTVPVICDLKPSGKYVTVDLHQAGGIPQVMKLLLDEGMLHGECKTIEGKTIKEVLRDIPSKPKENQDVIRPISNPIYKKGHLAILKGNLASEGSVAKISGVKTPVLTGPARVFESEEECLTAILDNKVKAGDIVVVRYEGPVGGPGMREMLSPTSAIVGQGLGEKVALITDGRFSGGSYGLVVGHVAPEAAVGGTIGLVEEGDSITVDANKLLIQLNVDEKELARRKEKWEKPNPRYKTGILGKYSRLVSSSSQGATTDQI from the coding sequence ATGCTTAGATCAAATGCAATAACACAGGGTATTCAACGATCACCAAACAGAGCAATGCTTAGAGCTGTTGGGTTTGATGATAATGATTTTAATAAGCCAATCATTGGAATCGCTAATGGGCACAGCACAATAACCCCATGCAATATGGGATTAATGGATTTGGCAAATAGAGCAGAATCAGCGTTAAAAGAGGCTGGTGCAATGCCTCAAACTTTCGGGACCATAACTGTTAGTGACGGCATTTCCATGGGAACAGAAGGGATGAAATACTCATTAGTTTCAAGAGAAGTTATTGCAGATTCAATCGAGACAGCTTGCAATGCTCAAAGCATGGATGGTGTGTTAGCTATTGGTGGATGCGACAAAAATATGCCTGGAGCAATGTTGTCAATGGCAAGAATGAACATACCCTCTATTTTTGTTTATGGGGGAACAATTAAACCTGGAAAATTAGACGGTTGCGACTTGACCGTAGTGAGTTCATTCGAGGCTGTCGGTCAATTAGCAAGCGGGAAAATCGATAAAGAACGTCTTATAGCGGTAGAAAAAAATGCTATCCCTGGTCCAGGTAGTTGCGGGGGGATGTTTACTGCTAACACCATGTCTGCAGCAATCGAAGCGATGGGTTTTAGTTTGCCATTTAGTTCAACAATGGCTGCTGTAGATGATGAAAAAGCAGAAAGCGCTGCTAAAAGTGCTCAGGTCCTTGTCAATGCAGTAAAGAACAACATCAGACCTTTAGATTTACTCACAAAAGAGGCCTTTGAGAATGCAATCAGTGTAATCATGGCTGTTGGTGGCTCAACAAATTCTGTCCTTCACCTACTTGCCATAGCCAGGACTGCAGGCGTTGATTTAACAATCGATGACTTTGAACGTATAAGGCAAACTGTTCCTGTGATTTGCGACCTCAAACCAAGCGGTAAATACGTAACAGTTGACTTACATCAAGCTGGTGGGATTCCTCAAGTAATGAAATTACTCCTCGATGAAGGAATGCTTCATGGAGAATGCAAAACTATTGAAGGGAAAACAATTAAAGAAGTTTTACGAGATATCCCCTCAAAGCCCAAAGAAAATCAAGACGTTATCAGACCAATATCAAACCCTATTTATAAAAAAGGCCATCTTGCTATTCTCAAAGGAAATTTAGCTAGTGAAGGAAGTGTCGCAAAAATCAGTGGTGTGAAGACTCCTGTTTTAACTGGACCTGCAAGGGTCTTTGAGAGTGAAGAAGAATGCTTAACTGCCATTCTTGACAATAAAGTTAAAGCTGGAGATATAGTAGTCGTTAGATATGAGGGCCCTGTAGGTGGACCAGGGATGAGAGAGATGCTCTCTCCAACTTCAGCGATTGTAGGTCAAGGATTGGGTGAGAAGGTTGCACTAATTACTGACGGTCGATTTAGTGGCGGATCATATGGATTAGTGGTTGGCCACGTTGCTCCAGAAGCAGCCGTCGGGGGAACAATTGGATTGGTAGAGGAAGGAGACAGTATTACCGTTGACGCTAATAAATTGTTAATTCAATTAAATGTCGATGAGAAAGAACTAGCTAGAAGGAAAGAGAAATGGGAGAAGCCAAATCCAAGATATAAGACAGGCATTCTTGGGAAGTATTCAAGACTAGTAAGTTCATCGAGCCAAGGAGCTACAACTGATCAAATATAG